From one Catellatospora sp. IY07-71 genomic stretch:
- a CDS encoding YcaO-like family protein: protein MNTSGKAAVPFRSVPAESALATASAEISRLGLTARAEVLGPTASPIMRVTLFRDGGSVAVGAGKGAGPQGAASAHFEALERYLMSAQENRRWTADATRLLPASAVAGQSALERDLVIQRWAAEFPNSVAACAPYGGVRYPTFLADPRYYRWPVAGDDVRPYRSLLRYSSSLGTAAGVDLAEAVYHGLCELIEHDGLGQALLRWYIAGVPDVDLVPVEDLPDELRALHAEAVRAAGASVHLLDVTTDLDVPVYLAASPAASGEPTRLGAGASLWATDAASRALGELIQVCALSSTAGGSPAVDRLATWQALRRCALMPLDELLSGPVRAVPLRADMAGDGSPDWGLEQVRRALARHGIDYHVCEVAPAGSSIAVATTIVPGLERFSLVRHGVPVIPTGRGWALWPSPGPAMITRPSPVTTK from the coding sequence GTGAACACCTCCGGGAAGGCTGCAGTGCCCTTCCGATCAGTGCCGGCCGAGAGCGCGCTCGCGACAGCCTCGGCCGAGATCAGCCGGCTCGGCCTCACGGCGCGGGCGGAGGTCCTCGGCCCAACCGCATCGCCGATCATGCGCGTCACGCTGTTCCGGGACGGAGGATCAGTCGCCGTCGGCGCGGGAAAAGGCGCGGGCCCCCAAGGCGCGGCGAGCGCGCACTTCGAGGCCCTGGAACGCTATCTCATGTCCGCCCAGGAGAACCGCCGATGGACCGCAGACGCCACCAGGCTGCTGCCTGCGAGCGCCGTAGCCGGGCAGTCCGCCCTGGAGCGGGACCTCGTCATACAGCGGTGGGCAGCGGAATTTCCGAACTCCGTCGCGGCGTGTGCCCCTTACGGCGGAGTCCGTTATCCCACGTTCCTCGCCGACCCTCGCTACTACCGGTGGCCGGTCGCCGGTGACGACGTCCGACCGTACCGCAGTCTGCTGCGGTACTCGTCCAGCCTGGGCACTGCGGCAGGTGTCGACCTGGCAGAGGCCGTCTACCACGGCCTCTGCGAGCTGATCGAACACGACGGCCTCGGGCAGGCGCTGCTGCGCTGGTACATCGCGGGCGTGCCGGACGTCGACCTCGTGCCCGTCGAGGATCTGCCGGACGAGTTGCGTGCGCTGCACGCGGAGGCCGTGCGGGCGGCCGGCGCCTCGGTGCACCTGCTCGACGTCACCACCGACCTGGATGTGCCGGTGTACCTGGCGGCCAGCCCAGCGGCCAGCGGCGAGCCGACCCGGCTCGGGGCAGGCGCGTCGCTCTGGGCCACCGACGCCGCGTCGCGCGCCCTCGGCGAGCTGATCCAGGTCTGCGCGCTCTCCTCGACCGCCGGCGGCTCGCCTGCGGTCGACCGTCTGGCGACCTGGCAGGCGCTACGACGATGTGCCCTGATGCCACTCGACGAACTGCTGTCCGGCCCGGTGCGGGCGGTGCCGCTACGCGCGGACATGGCCGGTGACGGCAGCCCGGATTGGGGGCTGGAGCAGGTCCGCCGGGCTCTGGCCCGTCACGGCATCGACTACCACGTGTGCGAGGTCGCGCCGGCCGGCTCGTCGATCGCGGTAGCCACAACGATCGTCCCAGGACTGGAGCGCTTCAGCCTGGTGCGGCACGGGGTGCCCGTCATCCCGACTGGGCGGGGCTGGGCCCTGTGGCCGTCCCCAGGCCCGGCGATGATCACCCGACCGAGTCCAGTTACCACGAAATGA